In Aphelocoma coerulescens isolate FSJ_1873_10779 chromosome 3, UR_Acoe_1.0, whole genome shotgun sequence, a single window of DNA contains:
- the ABCC10 gene encoding ATP-binding cassette sub-family C member 10: MENILASLCGTSPEDPFPVWVRGSIGHCFNQLTLNVIPHVILAVVSACFLGTPRSGSSVPCRLSWGWRIATSFVLTGLFLADTIPASISQQELGPVYLEVLANGTAALTWLVHGFALLMLCRSIHGFTRGPAALALLTLLPLPSFIITLVWYCQTGTAWSPAHPGACSRFAILSLQLASLLAYVVGYLFPTAGRQDFLSINRSWQQDQPISEPGVPVPDQQRVAEDGESWLSRFFYTWMNPLMKRGYQQKLNHPQDVYVLPRQLQAARVCDRFYSCWQKKAALHQAEEETVSLTSPIIAGGDGSSDAPDSPHHTQEAVRLLSVLHAAFGLRFYTFGLLKLAGSLLDFSGPLLLNLLVNFMESRQEPLSHGVLYALGLFAGSFLGALLRNQFSYEMNKMTLMVRAAVISAIYRKALHVSSTSLARFTVGEIVNFMSTDTSRLVNFCLSFHELWSLPVQLAITLYLLYQQVGVAFLGGVALALLLVPINKIIANRIMMNSEEMLKHKDTRVKLMTEFLCGIRVIKFYAWEKHFSTRINACRAKELQKSRAVSYLDAVCVYMWAALPVVVSIAIFITYVLLGHQLTATKVFTALALVGMLILPLNSFPWVLNAILEAKVSLDRIQQFFELMDQDLEAYYALDSPSDTATAMEMRCAAFSWVPVEEESTRQPSSTGSLQLHIENLSVRKGMLLGVVGKVGSGKSSLLAAITGELIKQGGRVYVCDLEQGFGLATQEPWIQFTTVRENILFGREYDARLYKEVLEACALSEDLNILPAGDQTEVGENGVTLSGGQKARIALARAIYQEKELYLLDDPLAAVDADVANHIMQKCILGVLKHKTRVLCTHRTELLEKADALLLMDNGRIIKTGTPADILPLVEAFPKFKVTDEGNKDKAPNEQGQEEAIETEAEESTQTNNLILKEEEKKEGAVAFHVYKAYWLAMGSCLAISILFSLFLMQASRNISDWWLSYWISSISQTANTSGMACSASLPSPELLLFSTAGLVSSIPDLDNTPAPSNGSVDVNFYLIVYGSIAGANSLFTIIRAFLFAYGALRAAAVIHNRLLQRVLKATVTFFDSTPTGRILNRFSSDLYCVDDSLPFILNIFLANIYGLLGMLVIMTYGLPWTGLVLLPLAVVYFFIQHYYRCTSRELKRLCSVTLSPIYTHFSETLSGLSSIRAMRATKRFELENQLHLEQNQRCLFASNTVMAWLDIRLQMIGVAVVTAIAGIAIIQHQKQLGNPGLVGLALSYALSVTNLLSGLISSFTHTEIMMVSVERTEEYTTDIPMEPQHKLVQVSADWPSQGLVEFQQVVLAYRADLPNALDGVSFTVYPGEKLGIVGRTGSGKSTLFLALFHMVELKSGRILLDGVDSQLVGLEELRSRLAIIPQDPFLFSGSIRENLDPQGKWTDAELREVLEQCHLWDAVTQMGGLDSELGERGKSLSVGQRQLVCLARALLTQARVLCIDEATASVDQKTDQLLQQTIRQRFADKTVLTIAHRLNTILDSDRVLVMQAGRVAELDSPTRLSQKDGSLFQHLLHSRQQ; encoded by the exons ATGGAGAACATCCTGGCTAGTTTGTGTGGGACCAGCCCAGAAGATCCATTCCCCGTGTGGGTCCGCGGCAGCATTGGCCATTGCTTTAACCAGCTGACATTGAATGTGATTCCTCATGTGATCCTTGCAGTGGTCAGTGCCTGCTTCCTTGGCACTCCGAG GTCTGGCTCCAGTGTGCCTTGCAGGCTAAGCTGGGGATGGAGAATTGCTACATCCTTTGTACTTACTGGCTTATTCCTTGCTGACACAATCCCAGCCAGCAtttcccagcaggagctgggcccTGTGTACCTTGAAGTGCTGGCCAATGGCACTGCTGCCCTGACATGGCTGGTGCATGGCTTCGCTCTTCTCATGCTCTGCAGGTCCATTCATGGCTTTACCAGgggccctgcagccctggctctCCTCACTCTCTTACCCCTACCTTCCTTCATCATCACACTGGTGTGGTACTGCCAGACTGGGACAGCTTGgtcccctgcccaccctggtgCCTGCTCCAGGTTTGCCATTCTCAGTCTGCAGCTGGCCTCTCTGCTTGCCTATGTGGTCGGCTACCTCTTCCCCACTGCTGGCAGGCAAGACTTCCTCTCCATCAATCGCTCCTGGCAACAAGACCAGCCCATCTCAGAGCCAGGGGTCCCAGTGCCTGACCAGCAGAGAGTGGCAGAAGATGGTGAGAGCTGGCTCTCACGCTTCTTTTACACTTGGATGAACCCCCTAATGAAGCGTGGCTACCAGCAGAAGCTGAACCATCCACAGGATGTCTATGTGCTTCCTCGCCAGCTCCAGGCTGCCAGGGTCTGTGACCGGTTCTACTCTTGCTGGCAGAAGAAGGCAGCTCTTCACCAAGCAGAGGAGGAGACAGTGTCTCTTACCAGCCCAATCATTGCTGGAGGTGATGGGAGCAGTGATGCTCCAGACAGCCCACACCATACTCAGGAAGCTGTGCGCCTCTTGTCAGTCCTTCATGCGGCCTTTGGGCTTCGTTTCTACACCTTTGGACTTCTCAAGCTGGCTGGCAGTCTGCTGGATTTTTCAGGTCCTCTGCTTCTGAACTTGCTGGTGAACTTCATGGAGTCACGGCAGGAGCCCCTGAGCCACGGGGTGCTGTATGCCCTTGGGCTCTTTGCTGGCTCCTTCCTAGGCGCTCTCTTGCGGAACCAGTTCAGCTATGAGATGAACAAGATGACACTGATGGTGCGCGCCGCTGTCATTTCTGCCATCTACCGCAAGGCTCTGCATGTCAGCAGCACCAGCCTTGCCCGCTTCACTGTGGGGGAAATTGTCAACTTCATGAGCACAGACACCAGTAGGTTGGTCAACTTCTGCCTCAGCTTCCATGAGCTGTGGAGCCTGCCTGTCCAGCTTGCCATTACCCTCTACCTCCTCTACCAGCAAGTGGGGGTAGCCTTTCTGGGAGGCGtggccctggcactgctgcttgTGCCCATCAACAAGATCATAGCTAACCGCATCATGATGAACAGCGAGGAGATGCTGAAACACAAGGACACACGAGTCAAG CTAATGACAGAGTTCCTCTGTGGCATTCGTGTGATCAAGTTTTATGCCTGGGAGAAGCACTTCAGCACCAGGATAAATGCCTGCCGGGCTAAAGAGCTGCAGAAGTCACGGGCTGTCAGTTACCTGGATGCCGTGTGCGTGTACATGTGGGCAGCGCTGCCTGTTGTTGTCTCCATTGCCATCTTCATCACCTACGTTCTGTTGGGTCACCAGCTCACTGCCACAAAG GTGTTCACAGCATTGGCCCTTGTTGGGATGCTTATTCTACCCCTCAACAGCTTCCCATGGGTGTTGAATGCCATCTTGGAGGCCAAAGTTTCCCTGGATCGAATCCAGCAATTCTTCGAACTCATGGACCAGGACCTGGAAGCCTATTATGCCCTAG ATAGCCCTTCAGATACTGCTACTGCCATGGAGATGCGATGTGCAGCCTTCTCGTGGGTGCCAGTTGAGGAGGAAAGCACCAGGCAGCCCTCATCCACAGGCAGTCTGCAACTGCACATCGAGAACCTGTCAGTGAGAAAA GGAATGCTCCTTGGGGTTGTTGGGAAGGTTGGCTCTGGCAAAAGCTCTCTGCTTGCAGCCATCACTGGAGAGCTCATTAA ACAAGGTGGACGAGTGTATGTTTGTGACCTGGAGCAAGGATTTGgtctggccacacaggagccaTGGATACAGTTTACCACTGTCCGGGAAAACATTCTTTTTGGGCGGGAATATGATGCCCGGCTGTACAAGGAGGTGCTGGAAGCCTGTGCCCTCTCCGAGGACCTGAAT ATTTTACCAGCAGGTGACCAGACAGAGGTGGGTGAAAATGGTGTGACACTCAGTGGGGGACAGAAGGCTCGAATAGCCCTTGCCAGAGCCATTTACCAG GAGAAAGAACTTTACCTTCTTGATGATCCCCTGGCTGCTGTTGATGCAGATGTAGCCAACCATATTATGCAGAAATGCATTCTCGGAGTTCTCAAACATAAGACCAGGGTCCTTTGCACTCACAGGACAGAGCTTTTGGAGAAGGCCGATGCTTTGTTGTTGATGGACAATGGCAGAATAATTAAGACAG GCACACCAGCTGATATCCTGCCACTTGTTGAAGCCTTCCCCAAGTTCAAGGTTACAGACGAGGGGAATAAGGATAAAG CCCCTAATGAACAGGGACAGGAAGAGGCCATAGAGACAGAGGCAGAAGAATCAACCCAAACCAATAATCTCATCCtcaaggaggaagagaagaaagaaggggCAGTGGCTTTTCATGTGTACAAGGCCTATTGGCTGGCAATGGGCAGCTGCTTGGCAATATCAATCCTCTTCTCACTGTTCCTGATGCAAG CATCCAGAAACATCTCAGATTGGTGGCTGTCATACTGGATCTCCAGCATATCCCAGACAGCAAATACCTCTGGGATGGCCTGCTCAGcttccctgccttccccagagctgcttctcttcTCCACTGCTGGACTTGT TTCCTCCATCCCAGATCTGGACAACAccccagccccttccaatgGCTCAGTGGATGTGAATTTCTACTTGATAGTTTATGGGAGCATTGCAGGGGCCAACTCCCTCTTCACCATTATTCGGGCGTTCCTTTTTGCTTATGGCGCTCTCCGTGCTGCCGCTGTCATTCACAACCGACTGCTCCAAAGGGTTCTAAAG GCCACAGTCACCTTCTTTGACAGCACACCAACAGGCCGGATCCTGAACCGCTTCTCCTCAGACCTGTACTGTGTGGATGACAGCCTGCCATTTATCCTCAACATCTTCCTGGCCAATATCTATGGGCTCTTGGGCATGCTGGTGATAATGACCTATGGCCTCCCTTGGACTGGTCTGGTCTTACTCCCTCTGGCTGTAGTCTACTTCTTCATTCAGCATTATTACCGATGCACATCCCGGGAGCTCAAGCGCCTGTGCAGTGTCACCCTGTCTCCCATTTACACCCACTTCTCAGAGACCCTCTCGGGACTGAGCAGTATCAGAGCCATGCGGGCAACAAAGAG GTTTGAGCTGGAGAATCAGCTGCATCTGGAGCAGAACCAGCGCTGCCTCTTTGCCAGCAACACAGTGATGGCGTGGCTGGACATCCGCTTGCAGATGATTGGGGTTGCTGTGGTTACTGCTATTGCAGGAATTGCCATCATCCAGCACCAGAAGCAGCTGGGAAATCCAG gacttgtgggCCTGGCACTCTCATACGCCCTGTCTGTCACAAACCTACTCTCAGGCCTCATTTCCAGTTTCACTCACACAGAGATCATGATGGTGAGTGTGGAGCGGACAGAGGAGTATACCACAGACATCCCCATGGAGCCTCAGCATAAACTGGTCCAG GTTTCTGCTGACTGGCCAAGCCAGGGGCTTGTGGAGTTCCAGCAAGTGGTCCTGGCATACAGAGCAGACTTGCCTAATGCACTTGATGGCGTGAGCTTCACTGTTTACCCTGGAGAGAAGCTGGGGATTGTGGGTCGCACAGGATCTGGGAAATCCACCCTTTTCTTGGCCCTTTTCCATATGGTGGAGCTGAAATCAGGCCGGATTCTCCTGGATGGTGTTGACAGCCAGCTGGTGGGCTTGGAGGAGCTGAG ATCTAGGCTGGCCATCATCCCCCAGGATCCATTTTTGTTCAGTGGCTCAATCAGAGAAAACCTGGACCCCCAGGGAAAATGGACGGATGCTGAGCTCCGcgaggtgctggagcagtgcCACCTGTGGGATGCTGTTACTCAGATGG GTGGACTGGACagtgagctgggagagaggggaaAGAGTCTGTCTGTGGGACAGAGGCAGCTGGTGTGTCTGGCCAGAGCCCTCCTGACGCAGGCCAGG GTGCTGTGCATTGATGAGGCCACAGCCAGTGTGGATCAGAAGACagaccagctgctgcagcagaccATCCGCCAGCGCTTCGCTGACAAAACTGTTTTGACGATTGCTCACAG GCTGAACACCATCCTGGACTCAGACCGCGTGCTGGTGATGCAAGCTGGGAGAGTGGCAGAGCTGGATTCACCCACCCGCCTAAGCCAGAAAGATGGCTCCTTGTTCCAGCATCTCCTGCACAGCAGGCAGCAATGA
- the DLK2 gene encoding protein delta homolog 2 — translation MLRSFCLQLMSLIWILLAHHQLVQGDDCSERCNLAHGCCDQDGKCRCDPGWEGESCEECVRMPGCLHGTCHQPWQCICHTGWAGKFCDKDIHICEHQSPCQNGAQCIYDRDGEYSCLCPEGFHGKDCEMKTGPCEKAGSPCKNGGQCQDENGFASNFTCRCLAGFVGALCEHDVDDCLMRPCANGATCRDGVNRFSCQCQVGFEGRFCTININDCASQPCKNGAKCYDRINDYDCLCPDRFSGKTCEISVPEPTWSPPYHPANHENAGAVKSTTSEMPGVTQPEPVRTVVTGRRVANHSEKEPGGGLLKISVKEVVTQRDSGLSEAQLVTVLVFGVLTAVLVLITVLLMLRNWQRGRQRSNWCQSPSQAARKLQDQECQVGMLNTILIEPRKTTEL, via the exons ATGCTCAGGAGCTTCTGTCTCCAGCTCATGTCCTTGATTTGGATCCTCTTGGCCCATCACCAGCTTGTGCAAG GGGATGACTGCAGTGAGCGCTGTAACCTCGCCCACGGCTGCTGTGACCAGGATGGGAAGTGCAG gTGCGATCCAGGCTGGGAGGGGGAGTCCTGCGAGGAGTGTGTACGTATGCCGGGATGTCTTCACGGGACGTGCCACCAGCCTTGGCAGTGCATCTGTCACACCGGCTGGGCTGGCAAGTTCTGTGACAAAG acaTACACATCTGCGAACACCAGTCCCCATGCCAGAATGGGGCACAGTGTATCTACGATCGAGATGGGGAGTATTCCTGCTTATGTCCAGAAGGTTTCCACGGGAAGGACTGTGAGATGAAGACAGGGCCATGTGAGAAGGCAGG GTCCCCGTGCAAAAATGGTGGGCAATGTCAAGATGAAAATGGCTTTGCCAGTAACTTCACCTGCCGGTGTCTCGCTGGCTTTGTGGGGGCTCTCTGTGAGCACGATGTGGACGACTGCCTGATGCGCCCCTGTGCCAATGGGGCCACCTGCCGCGACGGCGTCAACCGCTTCTCCTGCCAGTGCCAGGTGGGCTTTGAAGGGCGTTTCTGCACCATCAACATCAATGACTGCGCCAGCCAGCCGTGCAAAAATGGGGCAAAGTGCTATGATCGCATCAATGACTATGACTGCTTGTGTCCTGACCGTTTCTCTGGCAAAACCTGCGAGATCTCCGTCCCTGAACCCACCTGGTCTCCTCCCTATCACCCTGCAAACCATGAGAATGCCGGCGCTGTGAAAAGCACCACTAGTGAGATGCCGGGGGTGACACAGCCGGAGCCTGTCAGGACCGTGGTCACGGGGCGGCGCGTGGCCAACCACAGTGAGAAAGAGCCGGGGGGAGGGTTGTTGAAAATCTCTGTGAAGGAGGTggtgacccaaagggactcagggcTGAGCGAAGCCCAGCTGGTGACAGTGCTGGTGTTCGGGGTGCTGACAGCAGTGCTGGTCCTCATCACTGTCCTGCTAATGCTGAGGAACTGGCAGAGAGGCCGTCAAAGGTCGAACTGGTGCCAAAGCCCTTCTCAGGCTGCAAGAAAGCTCCAAGACCAGGAGTGTCAGGTGGGCATGCTCAACACCATCTTGATTGAGCCAAGGAAGACCACAGAGCTGTGA